A portion of the Bacillota bacterium genome contains these proteins:
- a CDS encoding ammonium transporter has translation MDHGDIAWMLTSSALVLIMTPGLAFFYGGLVKRKNVINTIMSSAILMGLASILWVLVGFSMSFSGDVFSVIGNLKWFGLNFNSLTDTTLAYPNTLAFAVFQMMFAIITPALITGAIAERMKFSSLVIFTTIWSIIVYYPLAHMVWGGGFLFDIGSVDFAGGNVVHISSGVSALVLAIVLGKRKNFGKATYNPHNVPFVFLGAALLWFGWFGFNAGSALSANELAVHAFMTTNTSAAAGMLSWLLIEKVKNGKPSLVGASTGLVIGLVAITPGAGFVPIWASIIIGALVSPICYFFISVVKPKFGYDDALDVFGCHGVGGIWGGIATGLFAQKSINSAAAWDGLVFGNVNLFLRQLAAIGITIVVAVVGTLIACGIASLVTKGIKVSKKDEEFGLDLAEHGESAYPAYNGMD, from the coding sequence ATGGATCACGGAGATATAGCATGGATGTTAACTTCATCAGCACTGGTATTAATAATGACACCAGGCCTGGCGTTTTTTTATGGGGGGTTAGTAAAAAGAAAGAATGTTATTAACACAATAATGTCATCTGCAATACTTATGGGGTTGGCTTCGATCCTTTGGGTTCTTGTAGGCTTTTCAATGTCTTTTAGCGGAGACGTCTTTAGTGTGATTGGAAATCTGAAATGGTTTGGACTAAACTTTAATAGTTTAACTGATACGACCTTGGCATACCCGAACACACTTGCCTTTGCAGTATTCCAAATGATGTTTGCAATTATTACCCCAGCCCTTATAACAGGTGCTATTGCTGAGAGAATGAAATTTTCTTCACTTGTTATTTTTACAACTATATGGTCAATAATCGTATATTATCCCCTTGCACACATGGTATGGGGCGGCGGCTTCCTTTTCGATATAGGATCTGTAGATTTCGCCGGAGGAAATGTTGTACATATCAGTTCTGGTGTCAGCGCGCTTGTCCTTGCAATTGTTTTAGGGAAACGGAAGAATTTCGGCAAAGCCACTTATAACCCGCATAATGTCCCGTTCGTTTTTCTGGGGGCGGCACTTCTTTGGTTCGGCTGGTTTGGCTTTAACGCAGGCAGTGCACTTTCTGCCAATGAGCTTGCTGTTCACGCTTTCATGACAACTAACACATCGGCCGCAGCGGGAATGCTTTCATGGCTGCTTATTGAAAAGGTCAAAAATGGGAAGCCATCACTTGTAGGTGCTTCTACAGGTTTAGTAATAGGATTAGTTGCAATCACACCTGGAGCCGGTTTTGTTCCAATTTGGGCGTCAATCATCATCGGCGCTTTAGTAAGTCCCATCTGCTACTTCTTCATTAGTGTCGTTAAACCAAAGTTTGGTTATGATGATGCTCTTGATGTTTTTGGATGCCATGGTGTTGGCGGAATCTGGGGCGGTATTGCCACCGGCCTATTTGCTCAAAAGTCAATCAACTCTGCAGCAGCTTGGGACGGACTGGTTTTTGGAAATGTGAATTTATTCCTCCGTCAGCTTGCTGCAATTGGAATTACAATTGTGGTTGCTGTTGTGGGAACTCTGATTGCATGTGGAATTGCATCACTTGTTACCAAGGGCATTAAGGTTTCGAAGAAGGACGAAGAATTTGGACTTGATCTAGCAGAACATGGCGAATCAGCCTATCCTGCATACAACGGTATGGACTAA
- a CDS encoding P-II family nitrogen regulator, whose amino-acid sequence MKKIEAYIRPEKLEDVKAVVEKCHLNGLSMMQIMGCGNQKGWKEIVRGREVDYNFLQKIKIELIVLDEQVENVVQSLVNELYTGEFGDGKIFIYDVNDAIRVRTKERGDAAIK is encoded by the coding sequence ATGAAAAAAATTGAAGCATATATCCGGCCTGAAAAGCTGGAAGATGTCAAGGCCGTAGTTGAGAAATGTCACCTTAATGGTTTAAGCATGATGCAGATTATGGGGTGCGGCAATCAAAAAGGTTGGAAAGAAATTGTACGGGGAAGAGAAGTTGATTACAATTTCCTTCAAAAGATAAAAATTGAGTTAATAGTACTGGATGAACAAGTTGAAAATGTTGTTCAAAGTCTTGTTAATGAGTTATACACCGGAGAATTCGGTGACGGTAAAATTTTTATTTATGATGTAAATGATGCAATTCGAGTTAGAACAAAAGAACGTGGAGATGCCGCAATAAAGTGA